One Oryza glaberrima chromosome 10, OglaRS2, whole genome shotgun sequence DNA segment encodes these proteins:
- the LOC127785686 gene encoding protein DETOXIFICATION 16-like isoform X2: MATAMDTLCGQAYGARQYHLLGVYKQRAMVVLAAACVPIALVWASAERILLLLGQDAGIAAEAGAYARWMLPSLAAYVPLQCHIRFLQTQTVVLPVTASSAATALLHPLVCWLLVFRAGMGSKGAALANAISYAVNLAILAVYVRASNTCKGRWSGFSGEAFKELRQFAALAMPSAMMICLEWWSFEILVLLSGLLPNPQLETSVLSICLNTGALLYMVPLGLCSSISTRVSNEIGAGQPQAAKRATRVVMYMALSEGLVISFTMFLLRNVWGYMYSNEQEVVTYIARMLPILGISFFIDGLHSSLSGVLTGCGKQKIGAAVNLGAFYLVGIPVAVLLAFYLHLNGMGLWLGIVCGSIIKLLVLIIVSCCIDWEKEAILAKDRVFSSSLPVA, translated from the exons atggcgacggcgatggacaCGCTGTGCGGGCAGGCGTACGGGGCGAGGCAGTACCACCTGCTGGGCGTGTACAAGCAGCGCGCCATGGTGGTGCTCGCGGCGGCGTGCGTCCCCATCGCGCTGGTCTGGGCGTCCGCGGAGCGGATCCTGCTGCTCCTCGGCCAGGACGCGGGCatcgccgccgaggccggcgcGTACGCGCGGTGGATGCTCCCGTCGCTCGCCGCCTACGTGCCGCTCCAGTGCCACATCCGGTTCCTGCAGACGCAGACCGTCGTGCTCCCCGTCACagcgagctccgccgccaccgcgctcctCCACCCGCTCGTGTGCTGGCTGCTCGTGTTCAGGGCCGGCATGGGGAGCAAGGGAGCCGCGCTCGCCAACGCCATCTCCTACGCCGTCAACCTCGCCATACTCGCCGTCTACGTCAGGGCGTCCAACACCTGCAAGGGCAGGTGGAGCGGCTTCTCTGGCGAGGCCTTCAAGGAGCTCCGCCAGTTCGCCGCGCTCGCCATGCCCTCCGCCATGATGATCTG CTTGGAGTGGTGGTCATTTGAAATCCTTGTGCTGCTCTCTGGACTTCTGCCTAATCCTCAGCTTGAGACATCAGTGCTGTCAATATG CTTGAACACTGGGGCTCTGCTGTACATGGTACCATTGGGTCTATGCTCTTCTATAAG CACGCGTGTTTCGAACGAAATTGGAGCCGGGCAGCCTCAAGCAGCGAAGCGAGCAACGCGAGTGGTGATGTATATGGCTTTGTCCGAAGGATTGGTGATAAGCTTTACCATGTTCTTGCTTCGCAATGTCTGGGGGTACATGTACAGCAACGAGCAGGAAGTTGTGACATACATTGCTAGGATGCTGCCGATTCTCGGCATATCTTTCTTCATAGATGGGCTTCACAGTTCTCTGTCAG GCGTGCTCACGGGTTGTGGCAAGCAGAAAATTGGTGCAGCCGTGAACCTCGGGGCATTCTACCTTGTAGGCATTCCGGTGGCTGTTCTGCTTGCATTCTACCTCCATCTGAATGGAATG GGCCTGTGGCTTGGCATCGTCTGCGGCAGCATCATCAAACTACTGGTGCTTATAATTGTCTCGTGTTGCATAGACTGGGAAAAGGAG GCGATCTTGGCAAAGGACAGGGTCTTCAGCTCATCTCTTCCAGTAGCATGA
- the LOC127785686 gene encoding protein DETOXIFICATION 16-like isoform X1: protein MAAAAVHEPLLAAAPPTPGKAADGDGPEEGRRLASAEAKRLLRLAGPIVASCILQCVVNMVSVMFVGHLGELPLAGASLATSLANVTGYSLLTGMATAMDTLCGQAYGARQYHLLGVYKQRAMVVLAAACVPIALVWASAERILLLLGQDAGIAAEAGAYARWMLPSLAAYVPLQCHIRFLQTQTVVLPVTASSAATALLHPLVCWLLVFRAGMGSKGAALANAISYAVNLAILAVYVRASNTCKGRWSGFSGEAFKELRQFAALAMPSAMMICLEWWSFEILVLLSGLLPNPQLETSVLSICLNTGALLYMVPLGLCSSISTRVSNEIGAGQPQAAKRATRVVMYMALSEGLVISFTMFLLRNVWGYMYSNEQEVVTYIARMLPILGISFFIDGLHSSLSGVLTGCGKQKIGAAVNLGAFYLVGIPVAVLLAFYLHLNGMGLWLGIVCGSIIKLLVLIIVSCCIDWEKEAILAKDRVFSSSLPVA, encoded by the exons atggccgccgccgccgtccacgagCCGCttctcgcggcggcgccgccaacgCCCGGCaaggccgccgacggcgacggtccGGAGGAGGGGCGCCGGCTCGCCTCCGCGGAGGCGAAGCGGCTGCTGCGGCTGGCCGGGCCGATCGTGGCCAGCTGCATCCTGCAGTGCGTGGTGAACATGGTGTCCGTCATGTTCGTCGGCCACCTCGGTGAgctccccctcgccggcgcctcccTCGCCACCTCCCTCGCCAACGTCACCGGCTACAGCCTCCTC ACGggcatggcgacggcgatggacaCGCTGTGCGGGCAGGCGTACGGGGCGAGGCAGTACCACCTGCTGGGCGTGTACAAGCAGCGCGCCATGGTGGTGCTCGCGGCGGCGTGCGTCCCCATCGCGCTGGTCTGGGCGTCCGCGGAGCGGATCCTGCTGCTCCTCGGCCAGGACGCGGGCatcgccgccgaggccggcgcGTACGCGCGGTGGATGCTCCCGTCGCTCGCCGCCTACGTGCCGCTCCAGTGCCACATCCGGTTCCTGCAGACGCAGACCGTCGTGCTCCCCGTCACagcgagctccgccgccaccgcgctcctCCACCCGCTCGTGTGCTGGCTGCTCGTGTTCAGGGCCGGCATGGGGAGCAAGGGAGCCGCGCTCGCCAACGCCATCTCCTACGCCGTCAACCTCGCCATACTCGCCGTCTACGTCAGGGCGTCCAACACCTGCAAGGGCAGGTGGAGCGGCTTCTCTGGCGAGGCCTTCAAGGAGCTCCGCCAGTTCGCCGCGCTCGCCATGCCCTCCGCCATGATGATCTG CTTGGAGTGGTGGTCATTTGAAATCCTTGTGCTGCTCTCTGGACTTCTGCCTAATCCTCAGCTTGAGACATCAGTGCTGTCAATATG CTTGAACACTGGGGCTCTGCTGTACATGGTACCATTGGGTCTATGCTCTTCTATAAG CACGCGTGTTTCGAACGAAATTGGAGCCGGGCAGCCTCAAGCAGCGAAGCGAGCAACGCGAGTGGTGATGTATATGGCTTTGTCCGAAGGATTGGTGATAAGCTTTACCATGTTCTTGCTTCGCAATGTCTGGGGGTACATGTACAGCAACGAGCAGGAAGTTGTGACATACATTGCTAGGATGCTGCCGATTCTCGGCATATCTTTCTTCATAGATGGGCTTCACAGTTCTCTGTCAG GCGTGCTCACGGGTTGTGGCAAGCAGAAAATTGGTGCAGCCGTGAACCTCGGGGCATTCTACCTTGTAGGCATTCCGGTGGCTGTTCTGCTTGCATTCTACCTCCATCTGAATGGAATG GGCCTGTGGCTTGGCATCGTCTGCGGCAGCATCATCAAACTACTGGTGCTTATAATTGTCTCGTGTTGCATAGACTGGGAAAAGGAG GCGATCTTGGCAAAGGACAGGGTCTTCAGCTCATCTCTTCCAGTAGCATGA